The DNA sequence GCGTGCTGGCCCACCTGCCCCCGGGCTACGCCCTCCTCTTCGGCCGGGCGGAGCTGGCCCCGGCGCAGTGACCACCCGGGGACCTGACCGCCGGACCCCCGGCCGGTCCGTCGTTCAGGTCCCCGGAAAACCGCTCGCCCCGCACCCTCCCCGCGCGGGAAGCTGCCGCACCGACCCCCGACCGCCGGGGGCCGGAACAGGACCCCGCCCCGGGAGGGCAGTTGACCCACCACCCCGTCATTCGCCACATCACCTTCGACTGCACCGGCGACCCCTACGACCTCGCCCTGTTCTGGAGCGGGATGCTCGGCAACCCGCTCGCCGACGACGACAAGCCGGGCGACCCCGAGGCCCTGATCGAGGACCCGTCCGGCGGCCCGGGCCTGCTGTTCGTCCGGGTGGAGGAGGGCAAGACCGCGAAGAACCGCCTCCACTTCGACCTGCGGCCCCGGGGCCGCACCCGCGCCGACGAGGTGGCCCGCGCCCTCGCGCTCGGCGCCCGCCTGCTCGCCGACCACACCCGCCCCGACGGCGGCGGCTGGGTCACCCTGGCCGACCCGGAAGGCAACGAGTTCTGTATGGAACGGGGCGAACTGGACTGACCGTGTCGTCCTGTTCCGGTGGGTGCCCCGGCGCTCCGCCGAGCGTACGATCGTACGCATGCCGACGGACCACTTCGCGGGTGACCCGCGCACCAACCTCGAACGGATGCTCGCGGGCGACCTCTACATCGCCGACGACCCGGAGATCGCCCGCCGGCTGCGGCACGCGATGCGGCTGACGGCCCGCTACCAGAGCGCGTACCTGGAGGACCCCGCCGAGGCGAGGAAGATCCTCACCGAGCTCCTCGCCTCCGCCGGGGAGGACGTCGACGTACGCCCGCCCCTGTACGTCGACTACGGCAGCAACATCACCATCGGCGCCCGCACCTTCGTCAACTACCACCTGACCGCGCTGGACGTCGCCCCCATCACCATCGGCGAGGACTGCCAGATCGGACCCAACGTCCAGCTCCTCACGCCCACCCACCCGGTGGAACCGGGGCCCCGCCGCGACAAGCTGGAGGCCGCGCTGCCCATCACCATCGGGGACAACGTCTGGCTCGGCGGCGGGGTCGTCGTGTGTCCCGGAGTGACCATCGGGGACAACTCCGTCATCGGCGCCGGCGCGGTGGTCACCAAGGACGTCCCCGCCGATGTCGTCGCCGTCGGCAACCCGGCCCGCCCGGTCCGCACGATCTGACCCCCAGCACCGAGCACCCCGCCATGGCCACCGGACACACGGACCCGCACCGCCGCGCCCGCATCCTCGCCGCCACGCTCGACCTGATCGTCGAGGAGGGCGTGGCCGGCGTCTCCCACCGCAAGATCGCCGCGCGCGCCCAGGTCCCCCTGGGCTCGATGACGTACCACTTCACCGGCATCGACGACCTGCTGCGCGAGGCCTTCACCGGCCACGCCGACCACTACGTGACCCTCTTCGAACAGCACCTCGGCGGAGCCACCACCCCCGACGAGGCCCGGGAGGCGGTCACCGACCTCATCCACACCCTCTCCGAGGGCCCCAACCGCGATCTGGTCCTCACCCAGGAGCTCTACACCCTGGCCGCCCGCCACGAGCAGTACCGGGTCCTCTGCCGCACGTGGATGCGCCGCAGCCGCGACCTCCTGGAACAGCACTTCTCCCCGCCCACGGCCCGTCAGCTGGACGCCCTCATCGAGGGCCTGACCCTGCACCGGGCCATGGACGACCACCCGCCCGACCGCGCACTGACCCGCGAGGCGGTGGCCCGCATCACCCGCGCGGTCCCGTGAGCGAGCGGCAGAACCCCTTGGCAGGGTGCGCCGATGCCGTCGATCAGGCAGTCCCAGGTCACCTTCGACTGCGCGGAACCCGGTGAAGAGCGCCTCGCCGCACCCGAGGCCGGGTGCTGAGGTCGGACACCCGTACCCGGGACCGACTCCCGGAGCGTCATGGCGCGGCGGGTGATACGGGATCACGCAGCGAGCGGGCGAAGAACGCGGCCAGGTGGTCGCGCTGGGTGACGACGGCCCGGGCGGGGCTGATCGTTCCGATGACGGCGGTGACCACGCCGCGCGGAAGGTCCAGGGCGCGGGCGATCCGGGGGAGCACCGCCACAGCGTCGGAGTACGTGCCGTGCGCGGAGCCGGGCAGCGTCACGCAGCGGTGCCACGCGCCGCTGTTGCGGGCGAGTGCGCCCCAGGAGGGCACGGTGGCGAGGTCGTTGCCGTCCTTGCCCATCAGGAGGAACGGGCGGTCCAGGCCGTTTCGCGCCACGGTCGAGTAGTGGCCGGGGTCGCCGGGCTCCTGGACGTACGCGAGCACACCGTCGAGGTCGGCGGCTGCCCGGAGCCGGCGGTCGTCGTGCATCGTCTGCAGGGCGGCGAACCCGCCGGCCGAGTGGCCGAACATCCCCGTACGGGACAGGTCCGCCACACGGCGAAGCTCCTTCGGCAGGGCGGAGGGCAGCGCGTCGAGCACGAAGCGGAGATCCGCCACCCGCGCCTGCACGGTCTGTTCGAGCAGCGCCCTGATCCGTTCCTCGTCCCCGCCCGTCGCCTCCAAGCGCGCCGGGAGAACGGTGTGCTCCACGCGGTCACCGGGGAACTCCACGGCTGTCGCGTCGTACGTGTGGTCCACGGTGACGACCATGTGTCCGCGCGAGGCGAGATCGTCGGTCAGGGTGGTGCCGAAGGTGCGCGGGTCGAGGACGCCGGGCGAGTACAGCACGACCGGGTACGGCCCCCCGCGCAGGTCCGCGGGGGCGCCCTCGTGGGCGTGGGTCAGGGTGGCGGCCCAGTCGACCCGGTCCGCCGGCACCTCGCCGAGGTTGTTCAGCGCGGCGAACGCCGCTGCCGCGCCGGACCGCATGTGCGGGGCGCGCGGGTGTGCGCGGGTGACGCCGGGCCGTGCCGGGTAGCGCACGTCGACCATCAGCTCCCGGTACGGGCGGCCGGGCACCCATGGATCAGGGCGTGACGTGTCGACCAGCCGCAGCGACACCGTGCCCAGGACATGGGGTCCGCCCGGGGCGGGGAGCGTCAGCCGGACGGATGGTGCGCCCGCCTCCCGTGAGCCCGGCGTTGCCGACCGGGACGCGGCGGAGCCGGTGCCCCGCCCCGCGGCGTGCGCCGGCGTGGCGGCGGCCAGGGCGGCGGCGACCGCGGCGAGCAGGGTGGCGCGACGGGTGGGCACGATGATTACCCCGTTTCCGATGCTGGTTCGGGCGCGATGCGGGCGCATGCGGGCGCTGTCGGCAGCAGGATCTCGGACGAGGATGCCGGTCGCCATCCGCGTGGCCCGTGGGGCGCGGGGGGATACCCCGTCGAGGTGACGTACCGCCCGATCAGTCTCCCTGTCCCGCGGAATGTCCCATGGAATGTCCCATGGAATGTCCCATGGAATGTCCCACGAAAGGTCCCACGAAAGGGTCCGGACCGGGGCCTCGGGGTCCCGCCACCACGTTCTCCGCCCGTCCGCTCAGGAACGCCTCGACGTTGCCGACGCAGATGTCGCCCTTCCGGGCCAGCGCGGTGTCCGTGTAGAAGCCGATGTGGGGCGTGGCCACCACGTTGTCCAGAGCCGTGATGTCGCCGCGCTCGGGGTCCAGGTCGTCGAGGCCCGCGCCCGCCAGCCGGCCGTTCGTCAGCGCGTCGTGGAGAGCGTCCTGGTCGACGAGGGCGGCGCGGGCGGTGTTGATCAGGAACGCTCCCGGCTTCATCATCGACAGCTCCTTCTCGCCGAGCAGCCCGTGGGTCCCCGGGGTGAGCGGCAGGTGCAGGGAGACGAAGTCGGCCTCGCGCAGCAGGTCGGGCATCGGCCGGAACTCGACTCCGAGCCGCCCCGCCCGCTCGTCCGACATGTTCCTGGCGTACGCGAGCACGCGCATGCCCAGCGCGGCGCCGAGCCCGGCGAGACGGCTGCCGATGTCCCCGACACCGATGATCCCCAGCGTGCGGCCGCCGAGTTCGGTGCCGCCGAGGCCCTGCCAGGACAGGGTGCCGCCGCGCACTCTCCGACTGCCGCGGGCGATGTTGCGGCAGAGCGCCAGCATCAGGCCGAGGGCGAGCTCGGACACCGCCGACCCGGCGTAGGCGGGGACGTTCGTCACGGTGATGCCGAGCCGGGCGGCGGCGCGCACGTCCACGTAGTCGTGCCCGGTGGCCCAGACCGAGATCATCCGCAGCTCCGGGAGCTGCCGCAGGAGCGCGGCGTCCAGGGAGGTCCAGCCGAGCACGGCGACCTCGGCACCGCTCAGGCGACGCCTGATCTCCTCCGCCCCGGCGGGAGCGGTCGTGTGCACCTCGACCTCTCCCATGCGCCGCAGCCTGGCGATCTGGGCGTCACTGAGGTCGCAGTCGTCCAGCAGCACGATCCTGGTCACTCGGGTCTCCCGTGGGGGGTGAAGTGGTGTCGGACCTCCAGGAGGTGCTGTGCTTCCGAGGTCGCGATCATCGACGAGGGGATGGCGCGGATCACGTCGTCCGCCCATGAGGCGAGCAGCGGACTGCGGTGCTCCGCCGGAACGTCCCGCAGGACCGACCCGACGAGGCGGCAGCCCTCCTCGACATCGACACGGCGCACGAGGAGCGCGGCCTGGTTGAGCCGCACCAGCTGGGGATCGAGCCACTCGGACGGGTCGAACAGCGCGAGCGCCGCTGCCTGCGCGGACAGGGCCGGGCCGGTCAGCCCGAGGGTGGTCAGGGCGACACCGCGGCTGAGGGCGGCCTGCTGGACGGTCCAGTCGAACAGGCCGAGGTGCTCGTGCGGTGGTGCGGTGTCGTGAGCCTGCTCCGCCAGGTCCAACGACCGCAGTACGCCCCGCTGGTCGCCGAGGGCGGCGCGGGCGCGGGACTTCACCGTGTGGCCCATGACGGTCGCCGCCGGCGATCGGCGGGGAGCGGTGTCGACGGCGGCCTGCGCCAGCCGGGACGCTTCCTGGAGGGAGGCCGCGTAGTGCAGGGCGATGAAGCCCGCACGCGCGAACGTCCAGGCGCGCAGCTCACGGTCGCGGATCTCCAGGGCCAGCCGCCGGGCGAGGTGCATCCACTTCCTGGACTCGGCCGGACGCCCGAGGTCGTCCACGACCACCGCCACCATGGCGCTCAGTCTCCCCATGAGCCGCAGCGCCCTCTTCTGCGCGTCGGGCAGGCGGCAGGCCTCGAGCAACTCCTGGAGGTCGATGAAGTCGGACAGCAGCTCCCGCAGATAGGCGAGCGGGGGAGCGGACGCGTACCGCAGGGCGTGGCCGTGGACGGCCTCCTCCCACGCGTCGAAGACCCCCCGGGCCGGACCGCCGGCCGACAAGTACTGTTCCGTGCGGCTACGGGTGAGTGCGACCGCCTCGATGGTGCCGTCGGTGAGCGGGATCCCCACGCCCGCCCCAATGGCTCGTAGAAAAGACCGTCGCTCCATCGTGTCCCTGACGTCTCCGAAAGCCAGCGAATCGCGTCTGTCGTGCGTACGTCCGCCGGGGCCTTCTTCAAGAGTTACGGAGCCGTATACCGAACCAATGACCGTGACTTTTTCGATGTTCGCTTCCCCGCTCACGGCCACGTGCTGTGCCGGGGGAAGTCCAGCCGGTGGCTCGGCCTTCCTCATATGACTCGCCTCAGAAACTCACATCGCCCTTGACCGAGCCGAAAGTGGCCACTTTACCGATGGAAGCATGGTCCTGGACCGTCATCACGACGCGCTGGGCCTCTGGATCGTCTTTCGTGGTGTCCAGTACGTCCTGCAAGGCCTTGGCGAATGCGCCGTCCGACTGCAGATGGCGTTCGAGGTGAGAGGCCAACGTGGTCACCTCGCGTGGATCCTCGGGATGCCGGCGGGCCGCATCCAGTGCCCGGGAAGCATCGGGGTCACCGGTGAACCGCTTCCCCACCAGCGTCATCAGCCTGCCGACCACGTTGTAGATCGCTCCACCGGCGAGGGCACCGGTGTGCTCGACGGCGCCCTTGGCGAGCAGGACGGCAATGGTCAGAGCCAGCGGTTCCACGGCGCCCCCTCTTGTCCTGTTGCCCGGCCGAGCCAGTTTGGCAGAGGGGCCCTTTACTGAGAAGGGCTTGTTTCGGACTGTTCCTCCGGAAGAGGTACGCCTACCGAGAGGCCGGCTTTTCTGTGGCGTACGGGTAATCCCGGGCGAGGCCATTCGAGGAACTGCGTACAAGCATCTACGTAGGATGTCGTACGGCCGATTATGTGGATATCGGGTGGACACCGTGCATCGGGTGGCGTCCATCCGATCATCATTGAGCTTCTTCAGTGAGCGGGTCGGGGCAGTACGGCGAGGGCTGTCCGCGCTATATCGGTCAGCGTCTCCTCGCTCGCTCCGGCCTTGCCCAGCGCTTCGATGCCGCGCAGTACGGCGAGCATCAGTGCGGCCAGCTTTCCCGGATCCGCGTCCGCGGCGATATCGCCATTGCGCCGGCAGGCTGCGATGTCGTCCTCCAGCAGCGCCTGCAGTGCGTCGATGGTCGCGCGCGCCCGCTTGGCCACCGTCTCGTCGTGTTCGGCCAGCTCGGCGGCACCCTTGGCCAACAGGCATCCGCGGCGGGCGGTGTCCGCGGCAGTCGCCGCCGCCATCGCGTACACGTGGGCGGACAGTCGTGCGTAGGCGTCCGCGTCGTCGCCGCGCAGCTGCCGGCTCACGGCATCGACGACGGAGCCGCAGTAGTCGTCGAACACACGGTGGAACAGCTCCTGCTTGCAGCCGAACGCGCCGTACAGGCTGCCTTTGCCGAGTCCCGTTGCCTCGGCGATGTCGTCCATGCGCGTGGCGGCGTACCCACCCGACCAGAACCGCTCCCGGGCAGTGTCCAGTACCTGCTGCTCGTCGAACTTCCTGGGTCGTGCCATGGGCACAGCCTACCGTTCTTGACTGGTTCGTCCATAACGGTTTAGCGTTACGGACGAACCAGTCAAGAATTGAGGAGTGGACGCGTCATGACGGAAGTACTCGCAGGCAAGGTGGCGGTGGTCACCGGAGCGGGCAGCGGCATTGGGCTCGCCATCGCCAGGCGGTTCGCCGCGGAGGGGGCGCGGGTGTTCCTGGCCGGTCGCCGTCAGGAGCCGCTCGACGCGGCCGT is a window from the Streptomyces capillispiralis genome containing:
- a CDS encoding VOC family protein; translated protein: MTHHPVIRHITFDCTGDPYDLALFWSGMLGNPLADDDKPGDPEALIEDPSGGPGLLFVRVEEGKTAKNRLHFDLRPRGRTRADEVARALALGARLLADHTRPDGGGWVTLADPEGNEFCMERGELD
- a CDS encoding sugar O-acetyltransferase, whose translation is MPTDHFAGDPRTNLERMLAGDLYIADDPEIARRLRHAMRLTARYQSAYLEDPAEARKILTELLASAGEDVDVRPPLYVDYGSNITIGARTFVNYHLTALDVAPITIGEDCQIGPNVQLLTPTHPVEPGPRRDKLEAALPITIGDNVWLGGGVVVCPGVTIGDNSVIGAGAVVTKDVPADVVAVGNPARPVRTI
- a CDS encoding TetR/AcrR family transcriptional regulator; this encodes MATGHTDPHRRARILAATLDLIVEEGVAGVSHRKIAARAQVPLGSMTYHFTGIDDLLREAFTGHADHYVTLFEQHLGGATTPDEAREAVTDLIHTLSEGPNRDLVLTQELYTLAARHEQYRVLCRTWMRRSRDLLEQHFSPPTARQLDALIEGLTLHRAMDDHPPDRALTREAVARITRAVP
- a CDS encoding hydrolase, with translation MPTRRATLLAAVAAALAAATPAHAAGRGTGSAASRSATPGSREAGAPSVRLTLPAPGGPHVLGTVSLRLVDTSRPDPWVPGRPYRELMVDVRYPARPGVTRAHPRAPHMRSGAAAAFAALNNLGEVPADRVDWAATLTHAHEGAPADLRGGPYPVVLYSPGVLDPRTFGTTLTDDLASRGHMVVTVDHTYDATAVEFPGDRVEHTVLPARLEATGGDEERIRALLEQTVQARVADLRFVLDALPSALPKELRRVADLSRTGMFGHSAGGFAALQTMHDDRRLRAAADLDGVLAYVQEPGDPGHYSTVARNGLDRPFLLMGKDGNDLATVPSWGALARNSGAWHRCVTLPGSAHGTYSDAVAVLPRIARALDLPRGVVTAVIGTISPARAVVTQRDHLAAFFARSLRDPVSPAAP
- a CDS encoding 2-hydroxyacid dehydrogenase; protein product: MTRIVLLDDCDLSDAQIARLRRMGEVEVHTTAPAGAEEIRRRLSGAEVAVLGWTSLDAALLRQLPELRMISVWATGHDYVDVRAAARLGITVTNVPAYAGSAVSELALGLMLALCRNIARGSRRVRGGTLSWQGLGGTELGGRTLGIIGVGDIGSRLAGLGAALGMRVLAYARNMSDERAGRLGVEFRPMPDLLREADFVSLHLPLTPGTHGLLGEKELSMMKPGAFLINTARAALVDQDALHDALTNGRLAGAGLDDLDPERGDITALDNVVATPHIGFYTDTALARKGDICVGNVEAFLSGRAENVVAGPRGPGPDPFVGPFVGHSMGHSMGHSMGHSAGQGD
- a CDS encoding TetR/AcrR family transcriptional regulator, which gives rise to MARPRKFDEQQVLDTARERFWSGGYAATRMDDIAEATGLGKGSLYGAFGCKQELFHRVFDDYCGSVVDAVSRQLRGDDADAYARLSAHVYAMAAATAADTARRGCLLAKGAAELAEHDETVAKRARATIDALQALLEDDIAACRRNGDIAADADPGKLAALMLAVLRGIEALGKAGASEETLTDIARTALAVLPRPAH